A single window of Agelaius phoeniceus isolate bAgePho1 chromosome 16, bAgePho1.hap1, whole genome shotgun sequence DNA harbors:
- the PDIA2 gene encoding protein disulfide-isomerase A2, which produces MRGCGSRLVWLLVLSLAWLGPALGGEDEDEEVIEEEEKEKKEDEVLSDEIKEEDNVLVLHEHNFARALSEHQLLLVEFYAPWCGHCRRLAPAFAQAATELRNESSPARLGKVDATAQTALATEFGITSYPTLKLFRDGNRTHPLEYTGRMDSRGIVLWMQRRAGPSATLLQDTDTTTAFINSQDLVAIGFFKDLKAEAAQAFFEVAAEMVDLTFGVAEAAELFQAYGLSADTVCLFKKFDERQTNFPVDPARGLDRAELTRLLRVHSLQLVMEFTNETSNQIFSAKIPHHMLLFLNKSSSEQLSLQDGFRAAASGFRGEVLFVVVDVTGHGADVLPFFGMTAADAPTLRLVRMKNNRKYQMEQDDFSESAIRTFIQAVLDGKVKPRLLSAEPPEDWDTRPVKVLVGKTFEQVAFDETKNVFVKFYAPWCPHCQAMEAAWEELAERYKDREDIVIAEMDSTANELENITIHGYPTLHYFPAGPGRKMVEYKSTRDVETFSKFLENGGTLPEEPPVTKAPGNGTGKEDPSVPQTDEPRDEL; this is translated from the exons TGCTCTCAGATGAGATCAAGGAGGAGGACAATGTCCTGGTGCTCCACGAGCACAACTTTGCCCGTGCCCTGAGtgagcaccagctgctgctggtggagtTCT ACGCGCCGTGGTGTGGGCACTGCCGGCGGCTGGCTCCTGCCTTTGCCCAGGCAGCCACTGAGCTGAGGAatgagtccagcccagcccggctggGCAAGGTGGATGCCACggcacagacagccctggcCACTGAGTTTGGCATCACCTCCTACCCCACGCTCAAGCTCTTCCGTGATGGCAACCGCACCCACCCCCTGGAATACACCG GCCGCATGGACAGCCGGGGCATCGTGCTCTGGATGCAGCGCCGGGCTGGCCCCAGCGCCACGCTGCTGCAGGACACCGACACTACCACAGCCTTCATCAACTCCCAGGACCTGGTGGCCATCGGCTTCTTCAAg gacctgaaggctgaggcagcccaggcaTTCTTTGAGGTGGCTGCTGAGATGGTGGACCTGACGTTCGGCgtggcagaggcagctgagctctTCCAGGCATATGGGCTGTCAGCTGACACCGTCTGCCTGTTCAAGAAG ttTGATGAGAGACAGACAAACTTCCCTGTGGACCCGGCACGGGGGCTGGACAGGGCCGAGCTCACGCGGCTGCTCCGCGTCCACAGCCTGCAGCTGGTGATGGAGTTCACCAACGAG acCTCCAACCAGATCTTCAGTGCCAAGATCCCCCATCACATGCTGCTCTTCCTCAACAAGTCCTCATCGGAGCAGCTGTCGCTGCAGGACGGCTTCAGGGCAGCTGCCAGTGGCTTCAGGGGTGAG gTGCTCTTCGTGGTGGTGGATGTAACCGGCCATGGCGCCGATGTGCTGCCCTTCTTTGGCATGACCGCTGCTGATGCCCCCACCCTGCGCCTGGTGAGGATGAAGAACAACCGCAAGTACCAGATGGAGCAGGACGACTTCTCGGAGTCGGCCATTCGCACCTTCATCCAGGCCGTGCTGGACGGCAAGGTCAAG CCTCGCCTGCTGAGTGCAGAGCCCCCTGAGGACTGGGACACACGGCCTGTTAAAGTCCTGGTGGGGAAGACCTTCGAGCAGGTGGCTTTCGATGAGACCAAGAACGTCTTTGTCAAGTTCT ATGCACCGTGGTGCCCCCACTGCCAGGCCATGGAGGCCGCCTGGGAGGAGCTGGCCGAGCGCTACAAGGACCGCGAGGACATCGTCATCGCCGAGATGGACTCCACGGCCAACGAGCTGGAGAACATCACCATCCACGGCTACCCCACCCTGCACTACTTCCCTGCAGGGCCGGGCAGGAAG ATGGTTGAGTATAAGAGCACCCGAGATGTGGAGACCTTCTCCAAGTTCCTGGAAAACGGGGGGACACTGCCTGAGGAGCCTCCG gtgacCAAGGCCCCTGGGAACGGCACGGGCAAGGAGGACCCGAGTGTGCCGCAGACGGATGAACCCCGGGATGAGCTGTGA